One Vulpes lagopus strain Blue_001 chromosome 18, ASM1834538v1, whole genome shotgun sequence DNA window includes the following coding sequences:
- the CRNKL1 gene encoding crooked neck-like protein 1 isoform X1 — translation MAASTAAGKQRIPKVAKVKNKAPAEVQITAEQLLREAKERELELLPPPPQQKITDEEELNDYKLRKRKTFEDNIRKNRTVISNWIKYAQWEESLKEIQSNFPGCPMEPLDSFEEPQRHCGRRVLGGAAKEMLKMGLTSSTPSTVREAQFHLLSLARSIYERALDVDYRNITLWLKYAEMEMKNRQVNHARNIWDRAITTLPRVNQFWYKYTYMEEMLGNIAGARQVFERWMEWQPEEQAWHSYINFELRYKEVDRARTIYERFVLVHPDVKNWIKYARFEEKHGYFAHARKVYERAVEFFGDEHMDEHLYVAFAKFEENQKEFERVRVIYKYALDRISKQEAQELFKNYTIFEKKFGDRRGIEDIIVSKRRFQYEEEVKANPHNYDAWFDYLRLVESDAEAETVREVYERAIANVPPIQEKRHWKRYIYLWVNYALYEELEAKDPERTRQVYQASLELIPHKKFTFAKMWLLYAQFEIRQKNLPFARRALGTSIGKCPKNKLFKGYIELELQLREFDRCRKLYEKFLEFGPENCTSWIKFAELETILGDIERARAIYELAISQPRLDMPEVLWKSYIDFEIEQEETERTRNLYRRLLQRTQHVKVWISFAQFELSSRKEGSLAKCRQIYEEANKTMRNCEEKEERLMLLESWRSFEDEFGTVSDKERVDKLMPEKVKKRRKVQADDGSDAGWEEYYDYIFPEDAANQPNLKLLAMAKLWKKQQQEKEAAEQDPDKDIDETES, via the exons ATGGCGGCCTCCACGGCTGCCGGGAAGCAGAGGATTCCCAAAGTGGCCAAG GTGAAAAACAAAGCCCCAGCTGAGGTACAGATAACTGCTGAGCAACTCTTAAGAGAAGCTAAAGAAAGAGAACTTgagcttcttcctcctccacctcaaCAGAAGATCACAGATGAAGAAGAATTAAATGATTACAAACTAAGAAAAAGGAAG aCTTTTGAAGATAACATAAGAAAAAACAGGACCGTGATTAGTAACTGGATAAAATACGCACAATGGGAAGAGAGTCTAAAGGAGATTCAAAG TAATTTTCCAGGTTGTCCCATGGAACCTTTGGACTCCTTTGAGGAACCTCAGAGGCACTGTGGTAGGCGAGTCCTGGGAGGAGCAGCGAAGGAGATGCTAAAAATGGGTCTCACCTCCAGCACACCCTCTACAGTCAGAGAAGCACAGTTTCATCTGCTTTCTtt GGCTCGATCCATATACGAACGTGCTTTAGATGTAGACTACCGGAATATTACACTCTGGCTAAAATATgcagaaatggaaatgaagaatcGCCAGGTCAACCATGCCCGAAATATCTGGGACCGAGCCATAACAACTCTTCCTCGCGTCAACCAGTTCTG GTACAAGTACACATACATGGAGGAGATGTTGGGAAACATTGCTGGCGCCCGGCAGGTGTTTGAGCGCTGGATGGAATGGCAGCCTGAGGAGCAAGCCTGGCATTCCTACATCAACTTTGAGCTGCGATACAAAGAGGTGGATCGGGCCCGCACCATTTATGAACGAT TTGTTCTCGTGCACCCTGATGTTAAGAACTGGATCAAGTATGCTCGCTTTGAAGAAAAACATGGTTATTTTGCCCATGCACGGAAAGTGTATGAGAGAGCTGTTGAATTCTTTGGAGATGAACATATGGATGAACACCTCTATGTTGCCTTTGccaaatttgaagaaaatcagaaagaa TTTGAAAGGGTACGAGTGATCTACAAGTATGCCCTGGATAGAATTTCAAAGCAGGAGGCCcaagaactctttaaaaactaTACCATCTTTGAGAAGAAGTTTGGTGATAGGCGGGGTATTGAAGACATCATTGTGAGCAAACGAAGATTCCAGTATGAGGAAGAAGTGAAG GCTAATCCACACAATTATGATGCATGGTTTGATTACTTGCGCTTGGTGGAAAGTGATGCAGAAGCAGAAACCGTTCGAGAAGTCTATGAAAGAGCCATCGCCAATGTGCCACCCATTCAAGAGAAGCGGCACTGGAAGCGTTACATCTATCTGTGGGTCAACTATGCACTCTATGAAGAATTGGAGGCCAAG GATCCCGAGAGGACAAGACAGGTGTATCAAGCTTCTTTGGAATTAATTCCTCATAAAAAG ttCACGTTTGCCAAGATGTGGTTACTGTACGCACAAtttgaaataagacagaaaaatttaCCGTTTGCCAGAAGAGCTTTG GGAACTTCCATAGGCAAATGTCCAAAGAACAAGTTATTTAAAGGTTACATAGAACTGGAGCTGCAGCTTCGAGAATTCGACAGATGCCGGAAGCTTTATGAAAAGTTCTTGGAATTTGGACCTGAGAACTGTACCTCTTGGATTAAATTTGCAGAATTAGAAACGATCCTTGGTGATATTGAGAGAGCCCGGGCAATCTACGAGTTAGCCATCAGTCAGCCACGCTTAGACATGCCGGAG GTGCTTTGGAAATCATACATTGATTTTGAAATTGAGCAGGAAGAAACTGAGAGAACACGAAATCTTTACCGAAGATTGCTTCAGCGGACACAGCATGTCAAG GTATGGATCAGCTTTGCACAGTTTGAGCTATcatcaaggaaggaaggaagtttggCTAAATGCAGACAGATTTATGAAGAGGCTAACAAAACCATGAGGAActgtgaagaaaaggaagagagacttATGTTGCTGGAATCATGGCGAAGCTTTGAAGATGAATTTGGAACAGTATCAGATAAAGAAAGAGTAGACAAACTCATGCCAGAGAaagtcaaaaagagaagaaaggtcCAGGCTGATGATGGG tcTGATGCAGGCTGGGAAGAGTACTATGATTACATCTTTCCAGAAGATGCTGCCAACCAGCCCAACCTCAAGCTCCTGGCCATGGCCAAACTTTGGAAGAAACAACAACAGGAAAAGGAGGCTGCCGAGCAAGACCCAGATAAGGACATTGATGAGACTGAATCCtga
- the CRNKL1 gene encoding crooked neck-like protein 1 isoform X2 has product MAASTAAGKQRIPKVAKVKNKAPAEVQITAEQLLREAKERELELLPPPPQQKITDEEELNDYKLRKRKTFEDNIRKNRTVISNWIKYAQWEESLKEIQRARSIYERALDVDYRNITLWLKYAEMEMKNRQVNHARNIWDRAITTLPRVNQFWYKYTYMEEMLGNIAGARQVFERWMEWQPEEQAWHSYINFELRYKEVDRARTIYERFVLVHPDVKNWIKYARFEEKHGYFAHARKVYERAVEFFGDEHMDEHLYVAFAKFEENQKEFERVRVIYKYALDRISKQEAQELFKNYTIFEKKFGDRRGIEDIIVSKRRFQYEEEVKANPHNYDAWFDYLRLVESDAEAETVREVYERAIANVPPIQEKRHWKRYIYLWVNYALYEELEAKDPERTRQVYQASLELIPHKKFTFAKMWLLYAQFEIRQKNLPFARRALGTSIGKCPKNKLFKGYIELELQLREFDRCRKLYEKFLEFGPENCTSWIKFAELETILGDIERARAIYELAISQPRLDMPEVLWKSYIDFEIEQEETERTRNLYRRLLQRTQHVKVWISFAQFELSSRKEGSLAKCRQIYEEANKTMRNCEEKEERLMLLESWRSFEDEFGTVSDKERVDKLMPEKVKKRRKVQADDGSDAGWEEYYDYIFPEDAANQPNLKLLAMAKLWKKQQQEKEAAEQDPDKDIDETES; this is encoded by the exons ATGGCGGCCTCCACGGCTGCCGGGAAGCAGAGGATTCCCAAAGTGGCCAAG GTGAAAAACAAAGCCCCAGCTGAGGTACAGATAACTGCTGAGCAACTCTTAAGAGAAGCTAAAGAAAGAGAACTTgagcttcttcctcctccacctcaaCAGAAGATCACAGATGAAGAAGAATTAAATGATTACAAACTAAGAAAAAGGAAG aCTTTTGAAGATAACATAAGAAAAAACAGGACCGTGATTAGTAACTGGATAAAATACGCACAATGGGAAGAGAGTCTAAAGGAGATTCAAAG GGCTCGATCCATATACGAACGTGCTTTAGATGTAGACTACCGGAATATTACACTCTGGCTAAAATATgcagaaatggaaatgaagaatcGCCAGGTCAACCATGCCCGAAATATCTGGGACCGAGCCATAACAACTCTTCCTCGCGTCAACCAGTTCTG GTACAAGTACACATACATGGAGGAGATGTTGGGAAACATTGCTGGCGCCCGGCAGGTGTTTGAGCGCTGGATGGAATGGCAGCCTGAGGAGCAAGCCTGGCATTCCTACATCAACTTTGAGCTGCGATACAAAGAGGTGGATCGGGCCCGCACCATTTATGAACGAT TTGTTCTCGTGCACCCTGATGTTAAGAACTGGATCAAGTATGCTCGCTTTGAAGAAAAACATGGTTATTTTGCCCATGCACGGAAAGTGTATGAGAGAGCTGTTGAATTCTTTGGAGATGAACATATGGATGAACACCTCTATGTTGCCTTTGccaaatttgaagaaaatcagaaagaa TTTGAAAGGGTACGAGTGATCTACAAGTATGCCCTGGATAGAATTTCAAAGCAGGAGGCCcaagaactctttaaaaactaTACCATCTTTGAGAAGAAGTTTGGTGATAGGCGGGGTATTGAAGACATCATTGTGAGCAAACGAAGATTCCAGTATGAGGAAGAAGTGAAG GCTAATCCACACAATTATGATGCATGGTTTGATTACTTGCGCTTGGTGGAAAGTGATGCAGAAGCAGAAACCGTTCGAGAAGTCTATGAAAGAGCCATCGCCAATGTGCCACCCATTCAAGAGAAGCGGCACTGGAAGCGTTACATCTATCTGTGGGTCAACTATGCACTCTATGAAGAATTGGAGGCCAAG GATCCCGAGAGGACAAGACAGGTGTATCAAGCTTCTTTGGAATTAATTCCTCATAAAAAG ttCACGTTTGCCAAGATGTGGTTACTGTACGCACAAtttgaaataagacagaaaaatttaCCGTTTGCCAGAAGAGCTTTG GGAACTTCCATAGGCAAATGTCCAAAGAACAAGTTATTTAAAGGTTACATAGAACTGGAGCTGCAGCTTCGAGAATTCGACAGATGCCGGAAGCTTTATGAAAAGTTCTTGGAATTTGGACCTGAGAACTGTACCTCTTGGATTAAATTTGCAGAATTAGAAACGATCCTTGGTGATATTGAGAGAGCCCGGGCAATCTACGAGTTAGCCATCAGTCAGCCACGCTTAGACATGCCGGAG GTGCTTTGGAAATCATACATTGATTTTGAAATTGAGCAGGAAGAAACTGAGAGAACACGAAATCTTTACCGAAGATTGCTTCAGCGGACACAGCATGTCAAG GTATGGATCAGCTTTGCACAGTTTGAGCTATcatcaaggaaggaaggaagtttggCTAAATGCAGACAGATTTATGAAGAGGCTAACAAAACCATGAGGAActgtgaagaaaaggaagagagacttATGTTGCTGGAATCATGGCGAAGCTTTGAAGATGAATTTGGAACAGTATCAGATAAAGAAAGAGTAGACAAACTCATGCCAGAGAaagtcaaaaagagaagaaaggtcCAGGCTGATGATGGG tcTGATGCAGGCTGGGAAGAGTACTATGATTACATCTTTCCAGAAGATGCTGCCAACCAGCCCAACCTCAAGCTCCTGGCCATGGCCAAACTTTGGAAGAAACAACAACAGGAAAAGGAGGCTGCCGAGCAAGACCCAGATAAGGACATTGATGAGACTGAATCCtga
- the CRNKL1 gene encoding crooked neck-like protein 1 isoform X4, giving the protein MEMKNRQVNHARNIWDRAITTLPRVNQFWYKYTYMEEMLGNIAGARQVFERWMEWQPEEQAWHSYINFELRYKEVDRARTIYERFVLVHPDVKNWIKYARFEEKHGYFAHARKVYERAVEFFGDEHMDEHLYVAFAKFEENQKEFERVRVIYKYALDRISKQEAQELFKNYTIFEKKFGDRRGIEDIIVSKRRFQYEEEVKANPHNYDAWFDYLRLVESDAEAETVREVYERAIANVPPIQEKRHWKRYIYLWVNYALYEELEAKDPERTRQVYQASLELIPHKKFTFAKMWLLYAQFEIRQKNLPFARRALGTSIGKCPKNKLFKGYIELELQLREFDRCRKLYEKFLEFGPENCTSWIKFAELETILGDIERARAIYELAISQPRLDMPEVLWKSYIDFEIEQEETERTRNLYRRLLQRTQHVKVWISFAQFELSSRKEGSLAKCRQIYEEANKTMRNCEEKEERLMLLESWRSFEDEFGTVSDKERVDKLMPEKVKKRRKVQADDGSDAGWEEYYDYIFPEDAANQPNLKLLAMAKLWKKQQQEKEAAEQDPDKDIDETES; this is encoded by the exons atggaaatgaagaatcGCCAGGTCAACCATGCCCGAAATATCTGGGACCGAGCCATAACAACTCTTCCTCGCGTCAACCAGTTCTG GTACAAGTACACATACATGGAGGAGATGTTGGGAAACATTGCTGGCGCCCGGCAGGTGTTTGAGCGCTGGATGGAATGGCAGCCTGAGGAGCAAGCCTGGCATTCCTACATCAACTTTGAGCTGCGATACAAAGAGGTGGATCGGGCCCGCACCATTTATGAACGAT TTGTTCTCGTGCACCCTGATGTTAAGAACTGGATCAAGTATGCTCGCTTTGAAGAAAAACATGGTTATTTTGCCCATGCACGGAAAGTGTATGAGAGAGCTGTTGAATTCTTTGGAGATGAACATATGGATGAACACCTCTATGTTGCCTTTGccaaatttgaagaaaatcagaaagaa TTTGAAAGGGTACGAGTGATCTACAAGTATGCCCTGGATAGAATTTCAAAGCAGGAGGCCcaagaactctttaaaaactaTACCATCTTTGAGAAGAAGTTTGGTGATAGGCGGGGTATTGAAGACATCATTGTGAGCAAACGAAGATTCCAGTATGAGGAAGAAGTGAAG GCTAATCCACACAATTATGATGCATGGTTTGATTACTTGCGCTTGGTGGAAAGTGATGCAGAAGCAGAAACCGTTCGAGAAGTCTATGAAAGAGCCATCGCCAATGTGCCACCCATTCAAGAGAAGCGGCACTGGAAGCGTTACATCTATCTGTGGGTCAACTATGCACTCTATGAAGAATTGGAGGCCAAG GATCCCGAGAGGACAAGACAGGTGTATCAAGCTTCTTTGGAATTAATTCCTCATAAAAAG ttCACGTTTGCCAAGATGTGGTTACTGTACGCACAAtttgaaataagacagaaaaatttaCCGTTTGCCAGAAGAGCTTTG GGAACTTCCATAGGCAAATGTCCAAAGAACAAGTTATTTAAAGGTTACATAGAACTGGAGCTGCAGCTTCGAGAATTCGACAGATGCCGGAAGCTTTATGAAAAGTTCTTGGAATTTGGACCTGAGAACTGTACCTCTTGGATTAAATTTGCAGAATTAGAAACGATCCTTGGTGATATTGAGAGAGCCCGGGCAATCTACGAGTTAGCCATCAGTCAGCCACGCTTAGACATGCCGGAG GTGCTTTGGAAATCATACATTGATTTTGAAATTGAGCAGGAAGAAACTGAGAGAACACGAAATCTTTACCGAAGATTGCTTCAGCGGACACAGCATGTCAAG GTATGGATCAGCTTTGCACAGTTTGAGCTATcatcaaggaaggaaggaagtttggCTAAATGCAGACAGATTTATGAAGAGGCTAACAAAACCATGAGGAActgtgaagaaaaggaagagagacttATGTTGCTGGAATCATGGCGAAGCTTTGAAGATGAATTTGGAACAGTATCAGATAAAGAAAGAGTAGACAAACTCATGCCAGAGAaagtcaaaaagagaagaaaggtcCAGGCTGATGATGGG tcTGATGCAGGCTGGGAAGAGTACTATGATTACATCTTTCCAGAAGATGCTGCCAACCAGCCCAACCTCAAGCTCCTGGCCATGGCCAAACTTTGGAAGAAACAACAACAGGAAAAGGAGGCTGCCGAGCAAGACCCAGATAAGGACATTGATGAGACTGAATCCtga
- the CRNKL1 gene encoding crooked neck-like protein 1 isoform X3 has protein sequence MEPLDSFEEPQRHCGRRVLGGAAKEMLKMGLTSSTPSTVREAQFHLLSLARSIYERALDVDYRNITLWLKYAEMEMKNRQVNHARNIWDRAITTLPRVNQFWYKYTYMEEMLGNIAGARQVFERWMEWQPEEQAWHSYINFELRYKEVDRARTIYERFVLVHPDVKNWIKYARFEEKHGYFAHARKVYERAVEFFGDEHMDEHLYVAFAKFEENQKEFERVRVIYKYALDRISKQEAQELFKNYTIFEKKFGDRRGIEDIIVSKRRFQYEEEVKANPHNYDAWFDYLRLVESDAEAETVREVYERAIANVPPIQEKRHWKRYIYLWVNYALYEELEAKDPERTRQVYQASLELIPHKKFTFAKMWLLYAQFEIRQKNLPFARRALGTSIGKCPKNKLFKGYIELELQLREFDRCRKLYEKFLEFGPENCTSWIKFAELETILGDIERARAIYELAISQPRLDMPEVLWKSYIDFEIEQEETERTRNLYRRLLQRTQHVKVWISFAQFELSSRKEGSLAKCRQIYEEANKTMRNCEEKEERLMLLESWRSFEDEFGTVSDKERVDKLMPEKVKKRRKVQADDGSDAGWEEYYDYIFPEDAANQPNLKLLAMAKLWKKQQQEKEAAEQDPDKDIDETES, from the exons ATGGAACCTTTGGACTCCTTTGAGGAACCTCAGAGGCACTGTGGTAGGCGAGTCCTGGGAGGAGCAGCGAAGGAGATGCTAAAAATGGGTCTCACCTCCAGCACACCCTCTACAGTCAGAGAAGCACAGTTTCATCTGCTTTCTtt GGCTCGATCCATATACGAACGTGCTTTAGATGTAGACTACCGGAATATTACACTCTGGCTAAAATATgcagaaatggaaatgaagaatcGCCAGGTCAACCATGCCCGAAATATCTGGGACCGAGCCATAACAACTCTTCCTCGCGTCAACCAGTTCTG GTACAAGTACACATACATGGAGGAGATGTTGGGAAACATTGCTGGCGCCCGGCAGGTGTTTGAGCGCTGGATGGAATGGCAGCCTGAGGAGCAAGCCTGGCATTCCTACATCAACTTTGAGCTGCGATACAAAGAGGTGGATCGGGCCCGCACCATTTATGAACGAT TTGTTCTCGTGCACCCTGATGTTAAGAACTGGATCAAGTATGCTCGCTTTGAAGAAAAACATGGTTATTTTGCCCATGCACGGAAAGTGTATGAGAGAGCTGTTGAATTCTTTGGAGATGAACATATGGATGAACACCTCTATGTTGCCTTTGccaaatttgaagaaaatcagaaagaa TTTGAAAGGGTACGAGTGATCTACAAGTATGCCCTGGATAGAATTTCAAAGCAGGAGGCCcaagaactctttaaaaactaTACCATCTTTGAGAAGAAGTTTGGTGATAGGCGGGGTATTGAAGACATCATTGTGAGCAAACGAAGATTCCAGTATGAGGAAGAAGTGAAG GCTAATCCACACAATTATGATGCATGGTTTGATTACTTGCGCTTGGTGGAAAGTGATGCAGAAGCAGAAACCGTTCGAGAAGTCTATGAAAGAGCCATCGCCAATGTGCCACCCATTCAAGAGAAGCGGCACTGGAAGCGTTACATCTATCTGTGGGTCAACTATGCACTCTATGAAGAATTGGAGGCCAAG GATCCCGAGAGGACAAGACAGGTGTATCAAGCTTCTTTGGAATTAATTCCTCATAAAAAG ttCACGTTTGCCAAGATGTGGTTACTGTACGCACAAtttgaaataagacagaaaaatttaCCGTTTGCCAGAAGAGCTTTG GGAACTTCCATAGGCAAATGTCCAAAGAACAAGTTATTTAAAGGTTACATAGAACTGGAGCTGCAGCTTCGAGAATTCGACAGATGCCGGAAGCTTTATGAAAAGTTCTTGGAATTTGGACCTGAGAACTGTACCTCTTGGATTAAATTTGCAGAATTAGAAACGATCCTTGGTGATATTGAGAGAGCCCGGGCAATCTACGAGTTAGCCATCAGTCAGCCACGCTTAGACATGCCGGAG GTGCTTTGGAAATCATACATTGATTTTGAAATTGAGCAGGAAGAAACTGAGAGAACACGAAATCTTTACCGAAGATTGCTTCAGCGGACACAGCATGTCAAG GTATGGATCAGCTTTGCACAGTTTGAGCTATcatcaaggaaggaaggaagtttggCTAAATGCAGACAGATTTATGAAGAGGCTAACAAAACCATGAGGAActgtgaagaaaaggaagagagacttATGTTGCTGGAATCATGGCGAAGCTTTGAAGATGAATTTGGAACAGTATCAGATAAAGAAAGAGTAGACAAACTCATGCCAGAGAaagtcaaaaagagaagaaaggtcCAGGCTGATGATGGG tcTGATGCAGGCTGGGAAGAGTACTATGATTACATCTTTCCAGAAGATGCTGCCAACCAGCCCAACCTCAAGCTCCTGGCCATGGCCAAACTTTGGAAGAAACAACAACAGGAAAAGGAGGCTGCCGAGCAAGACCCAGATAAGGACATTGATGAGACTGAATCCtga